One Bifidobacterium angulatum DSM 20098 = JCM 7096 DNA window includes the following coding sequences:
- the ybaK gene encoding Cys-tRNA(Pro) deacylase: MSKKKHEKGAGSTPATVQLEKAGIAFTTYEYEHSNDHMDDGYGVEAAKKLGFDEHQVFKTLMADTGSERVVGVVPVSGHMDLKALAAAVGAKKAAMADPKVAMRESGYVVGGISPLGQRTKHKTVLDDSALQFDEILLSGGKRGFSVGLNPHDLLKVLDGIAAPIGTW, translated from the coding sequence ATGAGCAAGAAAAAACACGAGAAGGGCGCAGGCTCGACCCCGGCGACCGTGCAACTGGAAAAGGCCGGCATCGCATTCACAACCTACGAATACGAGCATTCCAACGACCACATGGATGACGGGTACGGCGTCGAGGCCGCAAAGAAACTCGGATTCGACGAGCATCAGGTGTTCAAAACTCTGATGGCCGATACCGGTTCCGAACGCGTGGTGGGCGTGGTGCCGGTAAGCGGGCATATGGATCTGAAGGCGCTGGCAGCGGCGGTCGGCGCGAAAAAAGCCGCCATGGCCGACCCGAAGGTCGCCATGCGCGAATCGGGATATGTGGTCGGCGGCATCTCCCCGCTCGGGCAGCGCACGAAGCATAAGACCGTATTGGACGATAGCGCTCTGCAATTCGATGAGATCCTGTTGTCGGGTGGCAAACGAGGATTCTCCGTAGGGCTGAACCCGCACGATCTGCTGAAGGTACTGGATGGCATCGCCGCGCCAATCGGCACATGGTGA
- the gap gene encoding type I glyceraldehyde-3-phosphate dehydrogenase: MTVKIGINGFGRIGRLAFRRIFELQARGGQAGDIEVAAINDLTTPATLAYLLKYDSTHGTFRHDDGTPVDVKATEDSIIVDGKEYKVYAEKDANNIPWVKNDGVEYVLECTGFYTSAEKSQAHINAGAKKVLISAPAKDDVTPTVVFGVNHDILKASDVIVSAGSCTTNSMAAMVKLLDEQFGIKAGFMTTIHAYTGTQMLLDGPRGTKTGRNLRAAAINTIAHSTGAAKAIGKVVPSVNGKLQGHAQRIQVPDGSVTELTTVLNKETTADEINEAFKAAFADCEYYGYNDEGIVSSDILGDTHGGVFDPTQTDVNTVDGVTMARTVSFYDNEYGFTSNMIRTLLYFAEISE, translated from the coding sequence ATGACAGTTAAGATTGGTATCAACGGCTTCGGTCGTATCGGTCGTCTCGCCTTCCGCCGCATCTTCGAGCTGCAGGCTCGCGGTGGCCAGGCCGGCGACATCGAAGTTGCCGCCATCAACGATCTGACCACCCCGGCAACTCTCGCCTACCTGCTGAAGTACGACAGCACCCACGGCACCTTCCGTCATGACGACGGTACGCCGGTCGACGTCAAGGCCACCGAGGATTCCATCATCGTCGACGGCAAGGAATACAAGGTCTACGCCGAGAAGGACGCCAACAACATCCCGTGGGTCAAGAACGACGGTGTCGAGTACGTGCTCGAGTGCACCGGCTTCTACACCTCCGCCGAGAAGTCCCAGGCTCACATCAACGCCGGCGCCAAGAAGGTCCTGATCTCCGCCCCGGCCAAGGACGACGTCACCCCGACCGTCGTGTTCGGCGTGAACCATGACATCCTGAAGGCTTCCGACGTGATCGTCTCCGCCGGTTCCTGCACCACCAACTCCATGGCCGCCATGGTCAAGCTGCTGGACGAGCAGTTCGGCATCAAGGCTGGCTTCATGACCACCATCCACGCCTACACCGGCACCCAGATGCTGCTGGACGGCCCGCGTGGCACCAAGACCGGCCGCAACCTGCGCGCCGCCGCCATCAACACCATCGCTCACTCCACCGGCGCCGCCAAGGCCATCGGCAAGGTCGTTCCGTCCGTGAACGGCAAGCTGCAGGGCCATGCCCAGCGCATCCAGGTTCCGGACGGCTCCGTCACCGAGCTGACCACCGTCCTGAACAAGGAGACCACCGCCGACGAGATCAACGAGGCCTTCAAGGCTGCCTTCGCTGATTGCGAGTACTACGGCTACAACGACGAGGGCATCGTGTCCTCCGACATCCTGGGCGACACCCACGGTGGCGTGTTCGATCCGACCCAGACCGACGTCAACACCGTTGACGGCGTGACCATGGCTCGCACCGTCTCCTTCTACGACAACGAGTACGGCTTCACCTCCAACATGATCCGTACCCTGCTGTACTTCGCTGAGATCTCCGAGTGA
- a CDS encoding thiamine diphosphokinase, translating into MTDKTTSCVIFGAGEYYDETPRIPHGAFVVAADGGLDHTRQLGIDANVIVGDFDSLQGRPPQLGDHTIALPPEKDDPDMLSALKIGWLHGARTFHIYGALGGRIDHTISNIQLMALLARHGGTGFLHGDGTTITAICDGELSFPANEVKPGRMVSVFSHSDISTGVSEPGLKYQLVDATMSNIHVNGVSNEFLDGQPAKIIVRHGTLIVTFPAEAPLPTVTRLHEFTGDLGALNTEVSAVLHTGHENAQRL; encoded by the coding sequence ATGACTGACAAAACGACATCATGTGTGATCTTCGGAGCCGGCGAATACTACGACGAAACGCCGAGGATTCCCCACGGCGCCTTTGTCGTGGCAGCAGACGGGGGGCTTGATCACACGCGCCAGCTGGGGATCGACGCGAACGTGATCGTAGGCGATTTCGATTCGCTGCAAGGCAGACCGCCGCAGCTAGGCGACCATACCATCGCGCTGCCGCCCGAGAAGGACGACCCGGATATGCTCTCCGCATTGAAAATCGGGTGGCTTCACGGGGCCAGAACATTCCATATCTATGGTGCGCTCGGCGGAAGGATCGACCACACAATCTCGAACATCCAGCTTATGGCGCTGCTTGCACGCCATGGCGGCACCGGTTTCCTGCATGGCGACGGCACGACCATCACCGCCATCTGCGACGGCGAGCTTTCCTTCCCCGCCAACGAGGTAAAACCCGGGCGCATGGTATCCGTGTTCTCGCATTCCGACATCTCGACCGGGGTAAGCGAGCCAGGACTCAAATACCAGCTGGTCGACGCCACCATGAGCAATATCCATGTCAATGGTGTCAGCAACGAGTTCCTTGATGGCCAGCCCGCCAAAATCATCGTCAGGCACGGCACACTCATCGTCACGTTCCCCGCCGAGGCACCGCTGCCCACCGTGACGCGACTGCATGAATTCACCGGCGACCTGGGGGCGCTCAACACCGAGGTGTCGGCCGTGCTGCACACCGGCCACGAGAACGCACAACGCCTTTGA